A window from Fibrobacter sp. encodes these proteins:
- a CDS encoding cellulase family glycosylhydrolase, with the protein MKKVLAILGLAAVSAMAISANRIGPVSTYGELKANGGKLSGTCPQYANSAVQVKGMSLFWSSAADSATAFYTEKAVNLMVKDMKIEVIRFAMGVKNENFDKGRGYLTGGEDLQKAYLKNVVNAAIENDIYVIIDWHIESGDGYTSDAVKFFEYAAQQYGSYNNVIFEVWNEPKDGASMGTVASHANSVINAIRKYSDNLVLIGSPEWSSHPEECASASISDSKKNYACTLHFYADSHSANGDYANRANQALGKNVPVFASEWGTVNANGNGGANQSASQAWINWMNDNKVSWANWSASGVNEGSAAFNKINLDNGLSYSNSGNMVKGWMNKNMTYSDCGLENGNSSSQSGFSTGIANGTKTDMIDDMEDNDRYAYTGGFWSAWTDANENGDNGVGQSTISNGTWENDFGKTVYDVLLPKEGSKNTSNYMVGLKKIKLAKGTYQYAPYVDLGLNLTKDTAEFDMSACKSISYKFKGASHNFRLETSLVTNWNFHHVNKDASDEWKEVELTWDQFNQEDWGDNDKHFNLKDKGLSKVKRLAWEVKGVQNVPDNQNQPSLDYLFVDDVRCDGLSITAISGKTSTPTSSSSAPKSSSSVTPPSSSSSVVVPPASSSSVVITDLLVIDDVEDGNEVLNTTGTWYAYTDNESLGKSSITNVYDPNLPGYVVVFPGSADPTNGTQGFVGLTGIHWDEGDYAYDPFVALGLNTNADTSIGIDLSNCPVLSYRYKGAAHTIKLQDGQVTDFAFHNRMLLDAGDWTLVSFKQEEFKQPGWTQTKVNLNWANIKKISWEVIGAKGYTDTFQPEFDYLYIDDLKCVDQAIGIKSIARTATGLRLAAKGHDLNIMTSKSGLVKVQVFDMTGHTVKSVSENMQAGAHTVSLENLTAGSYIVRVQAGNAKKSARITLK; encoded by the coding sequence ATGAAAAAGGTATTAGCAATTTTGGGCTTGGCCGCAGTATCGGCCATGGCCATTAGCGCAAACCGTATCGGCCCCGTGAGCACGTACGGTGAACTCAAGGCAAACGGCGGAAAACTTTCCGGAACTTGCCCCCAATACGCAAATTCTGCGGTCCAGGTCAAGGGCATGAGCCTTTTCTGGAGTTCCGCAGCGGATAGCGCTACGGCTTTCTATACGGAAAAAGCCGTGAACCTCATGGTCAAGGACATGAAAATCGAAGTCATCCGCTTCGCCATGGGCGTCAAGAATGAAAATTTCGACAAGGGCCGCGGCTACCTTACCGGTGGTGAAGACCTCCAGAAGGCATACCTCAAGAACGTCGTTAACGCAGCCATTGAAAACGACATCTACGTGATTATCGACTGGCATATCGAAAGCGGCGACGGCTACACGAGCGATGCAGTCAAGTTCTTCGAATACGCAGCCCAGCAATACGGCTCCTACAACAACGTAATTTTCGAAGTGTGGAACGAACCGAAGGACGGCGCAAGCATGGGTACGGTCGCCTCCCACGCCAATTCCGTAATCAACGCCATCCGCAAGTACTCCGATAACCTCGTGCTTATCGGCAGCCCGGAATGGTCCAGCCACCCCGAAGAGTGCGCTTCCGCATCCATCAGCGACAGCAAGAAGAACTACGCCTGTACGCTCCATTTCTACGCTGATTCCCACTCTGCCAACGGCGATTACGCCAACCGCGCAAACCAAGCCCTTGGAAAAAACGTTCCCGTATTCGCTTCTGAATGGGGAACCGTCAACGCCAACGGTAACGGCGGTGCCAACCAGAGCGCCAGCCAGGCTTGGATCAACTGGATGAACGACAATAAAGTCTCTTGGGCTAACTGGTCCGCTTCCGGCGTGAACGAAGGTTCTGCCGCGTTCAACAAGATCAACCTTGACAACGGTCTTTCTTATTCCAATTCCGGAAACATGGTCAAGGGCTGGATGAACAAAAACATGACTTATTCCGACTGCGGCCTCGAAAACGGCAATTCCTCTTCGCAGAGCGGCTTCTCTACCGGTATCGCCAACGGCACCAAGACCGACATGATTGACGACATGGAAGACAACGACCGCTATGCCTACACGGGCGGTTTCTGGTCTGCATGGACCGACGCCAACGAAAACGGCGACAATGGCGTTGGCCAGTCCACCATCTCCAACGGCACCTGGGAAAACGATTTCGGCAAGACGGTCTATGACGTCCTCTTGCCCAAGGAAGGCAGCAAGAACACCTCCAACTACATGGTCGGCCTCAAGAAAATCAAGCTCGCCAAAGGAACGTATCAATACGCTCCGTATGTAGACCTCGGCCTGAACCTCACGAAGGACACCGCCGAATTCGACATGAGCGCCTGCAAATCCATCAGCTACAAGTTCAAGGGCGCCAGCCACAACTTCCGTCTCGAAACGTCTCTCGTGACCAACTGGAACTTCCACCACGTCAACAAGGACGCCTCCGATGAATGGAAGGAAGTCGAACTCACCTGGGACCAGTTCAACCAGGAAGACTGGGGCGACAACGACAAGCACTTCAACTTGAAGGACAAGGGCCTCAGCAAGGTCAAGCGCCTCGCCTGGGAAGTCAAGGGCGTGCAGAACGTTCCGGACAACCAGAACCAGCCTTCGCTCGACTACCTCTTCGTGGATGACGTGCGCTGCGACGGTCTGTCCATTACCGCAATCTCCGGCAAGACAAGTACTCCTACATCCTCTTCGTCCGCGCCAAAATCCAGCTCCAGCGTCACTCCCCCGAGCTCCAGTTCTTCCGTGGTCGTTCCTCCGGCATCCTCTTCTTCTGTCGTGATTACCGACCTCCTCGTCATTGACGATGTCGAAGACGGCAACGAAGTCCTCAACACGACCGGTACGTGGTATGCCTACACCGACAACGAATCTTTGGGCAAATCCTCCATTACCAACGTCTACGACCCCAATCTTCCGGGCTACGTGGTAGTGTTCCCGGGCTCTGCCGACCCGACCAACGGCACGCAAGGCTTTGTCGGACTTACGGGAATCCACTGGGATGAAGGCGACTACGCATACGATCCGTTCGTCGCTCTCGGCCTCAACACCAATGCAGACACCTCTATAGGTATCGACCTGAGCAACTGCCCGGTCCTCAGCTACCGCTACAAGGGCGCCGCCCACACCATCAAGCTCCAGGATGGTCAGGTTACCGACTTCGCCTTCCATAACCGCATGTTGCTGGACGCAGGCGATTGGACTTTGGTTTCCTTCAAGCAGGAAGAATTCAAGCAGCCGGGCTGGACCCAAACCAAGGTCAACCTGAACTGGGCGAACATCAAGAAGATTTCCTGGGAAGTCATCGGCGCCAAGGGATACACAGACACCTTCCAGCCGGAATTCGACTACCTCTACATCGACGACCTCAAGTGCGTCGACCAGGCTATCGGCATCAAGTCCATCGCCCGTACGGCTACTGGCCTCAGGCTCGCCGCGAAGGGTCACGACCTGAACATCATGACGTCCAAGTCCGGCCTCGTGAAGGTACAGGTGTTCGACATGACCGGCCACACGGTCAAGAGCGTCTCCGAGAACATGCAGGCTGGCGCCCACACGGTCTCTCTCGAGAACCTGACCGCCGGCAGCTACATCGTCCGCGTGCAGGCAGGCAACGCCAAGAAGTCCGCCCGCATCACGCTCAAGTAA
- a CDS encoding IS3 family transposase produces KYIEYYNNDRIKLRLNGMSPVQYRTHNAVLS; encoded by the coding sequence AAATATATTGAATACTACAACAATGACCGGATAAAACTGCGCCTAAACGGAATGAGTCCTGTACAATACCGGACTCATAACGCTGTTTTATCCTAA
- a CDS encoding transglutaminase domain-containing protein gives MKNFVSKYFSNVPALCAPMFALFFVVSCAGNGDPLVDPSTKDAPSDGSAAQNYYDYNDYDSPSATAPASKAERRPDGTIGNDGFSFQFPGGDWTMIGGEDGAPYEFYNANTGRRAVLREVALDDGEPMNLMDRAQMEMQSLEASGKKASLSELNPEEAFGTTGAFFDIAGKRYDTPYEACGIVTGNGRSVYTLTLAATDNVPQKGQLKEEWKEFFKGFSLNEIAVEQGPELSPERIQNHASAALGYTWSTKDTLWHFWNGIAKQNNDPDLVLTNKDEDVSLFVYGAILPADVISRDDMFKVLLTRLGVDPNNKTIDARRVKAGNTYAQEFTLTHMVGNFDFAYKGRFFYENGRGILIAAWTQGATQKKYAKVIDNAVEGLKTGAVPEIKNDKKQNKFNAAVMSQVGILRLLEDQPLVALSYFERANKMDPDEPLYLINCGFVYQMKELYGPGIAYFTSQMPLVRKNGKLLSILGEMYEVLFDYSHARECAEAALQFTPNNPEYVINLSDALWGLGQRHQSLVVVQRLFDTQPSSRLGVYLAKTYMGLDQYAEAVEILYGIRGRFGMSKDLGETLMDALVFLGRYEEARAISEETLLKDKNDYKLWTMHGKILFYSHNYREAEKALTKALSLKPDNEDAKSYLSATKAFLGKADNRTLQKPITPVEERTANLKSLLRPKAKQEAVDGDFPAVMHYRKEALKAEKNQPWIKSEEMLLEILDTRGAAIYREFTFDFLPGYDRIYLNALEVYDSNWNLKQKASLNGAYITYATEIGGKNESQMAHFPLSELAPGDFVYLQFSRTNLEAKGMIPYTDFMTGKDIPVGETSFRVYADTNAYTTEEYGPLERENIKGGREWKMESPVVIRKELYMPVYRDFGAGLMLTGKQQWKEVGEDYENLIKHQFKQAVSVREKAFEVKGNKIGNEAVKAIVNFVRHDIRYRDIRFGGHSLIPQTAEVTLKERRGDCKDMALLLKEMLATIGIKSYLTAIHLTEEGFSGLPTIQQFNHMILFIPKQGKVDEMWVDATDKTGNDRPVPLDMEGKVALIIDGENSRVTQTPILEDDQEHKIAVDHKLFIGNDGTCEFRDSVALSGKFASAIRNKFYGREVKEQEKLMEDFMAQGVPDVNISKVEIKNLADFNKPLVLITTYGSKGYFGKGDEMKGRFPNVWERSLFKLPKVNKRHHPIRMPHETQFTFSLTVKAADGREVDVSGAKPLPRDPDYVSFEKNVNANAQSSIKWTTFALYADASEYEKIREEWNYLLSETSPMIVVK, from the coding sequence ATGAAGAATTTCGTCTCAAAATATTTCAGCAATGTTCCCGCTCTGTGCGCTCCGATGTTCGCGCTGTTCTTTGTCGTGTCTTGTGCCGGCAACGGTGACCCGCTTGTCGATCCCTCGACCAAAGACGCCCCATCCGACGGATCGGCAGCTCAGAACTACTACGACTACAACGATTACGACAGCCCTTCCGCGACGGCCCCGGCAAGCAAGGCCGAACGCAGGCCCGACGGCACCATCGGAAACGACGGCTTCAGCTTCCAGTTCCCGGGCGGCGACTGGACCATGATCGGCGGCGAGGACGGCGCCCCCTACGAGTTCTACAACGCGAATACGGGCCGCAGGGCGGTGCTCCGCGAAGTGGCTCTCGACGACGGCGAACCGATGAACCTGATGGACCGCGCCCAGATGGAAATGCAGAGTCTGGAAGCGAGCGGCAAGAAGGCTAGCCTTAGCGAGCTCAATCCCGAAGAGGCGTTCGGCACCACCGGCGCATTCTTCGACATCGCGGGCAAGCGCTACGACACTCCCTATGAGGCGTGTGGCATCGTCACCGGCAACGGCAGAAGCGTCTACACGCTCACGCTCGCAGCGACCGACAACGTTCCCCAAAAGGGACAGCTCAAGGAAGAGTGGAAGGAATTCTTCAAGGGATTCTCCCTGAACGAAATCGCCGTGGAGCAGGGCCCGGAACTTTCGCCGGAACGCATCCAGAACCACGCCTCCGCAGCCCTCGGCTACACCTGGAGCACGAAGGACACCCTGTGGCACTTCTGGAACGGCATCGCTAAACAGAACAACGATCCGGACCTGGTGCTCACCAACAAGGACGAAGACGTCTCGCTCTTCGTGTACGGTGCGATCCTCCCGGCCGACGTGATCAGCCGCGACGACATGTTCAAGGTGCTCCTCACCCGCCTCGGGGTCGACCCGAACAACAAAACCATCGACGCAAGGCGCGTGAAGGCCGGCAACACCTACGCCCAGGAATTCACGCTCACGCACATGGTGGGCAACTTCGACTTCGCCTACAAGGGACGCTTCTTCTACGAGAACGGCCGCGGCATCCTCATCGCCGCCTGGACGCAGGGCGCGACCCAGAAGAAATACGCGAAGGTCATCGACAACGCGGTCGAAGGTCTCAAGACCGGAGCCGTTCCCGAAATCAAAAACGACAAGAAGCAGAACAAGTTCAACGCCGCCGTGATGAGCCAGGTGGGTATCCTGCGCCTGCTCGAAGACCAGCCGCTCGTGGCCCTCAGCTACTTCGAACGCGCGAACAAGATGGACCCGGACGAGCCGCTTTACCTCATCAACTGCGGGTTCGTGTACCAGATGAAGGAACTCTACGGCCCGGGCATCGCCTACTTCACGAGCCAGATGCCGCTCGTGCGCAAGAACGGGAAACTCCTCTCGATTCTCGGCGAAATGTACGAGGTGCTCTTTGACTACAGCCACGCCCGCGAATGCGCGGAAGCGGCTCTCCAGTTCACGCCGAACAACCCCGAATACGTCATCAACCTGAGCGACGCGCTCTGGGGACTCGGACAGCGCCACCAGTCGCTCGTCGTGGTGCAGCGACTCTTCGACACGCAGCCGAGCAGCCGCCTGGGCGTGTACCTCGCCAAGACCTACATGGGCCTCGACCAGTACGCCGAAGCCGTCGAAATCCTCTACGGCATCCGCGGAAGGTTCGGCATGAGCAAGGACCTGGGCGAAACCCTCATGGACGCGCTCGTGTTCCTGGGCCGCTACGAAGAAGCCCGCGCCATCAGCGAAGAGACGCTCCTGAAAGACAAGAACGATTACAAGCTGTGGACCATGCACGGCAAGATCCTCTTCTATTCGCACAACTACCGCGAGGCGGAAAAGGCCCTCACCAAGGCGCTCTCGCTCAAGCCCGACAACGAAGACGCGAAGAGCTACCTGAGCGCCACCAAGGCATTCCTCGGCAAAGCTGACAACCGCACTCTGCAGAAGCCCATCACGCCGGTAGAGGAACGCACGGCGAACCTCAAGAGCCTATTGCGCCCGAAGGCCAAGCAGGAGGCCGTCGACGGCGACTTCCCCGCCGTGATGCATTACAGGAAGGAAGCCCTCAAGGCCGAGAAGAACCAGCCCTGGATCAAGAGCGAAGAAATGCTTTTGGAAATCCTCGATACCCGAGGAGCGGCCATCTACCGCGAATTCACCTTCGACTTTTTGCCCGGCTACGACAGGATTTACCTGAACGCGCTCGAGGTCTACGACAGCAACTGGAACCTGAAGCAGAAGGCTAGCCTCAACGGAGCCTACATCACCTACGCGACCGAAATCGGCGGCAAGAACGAAAGCCAGATGGCGCACTTCCCGCTCTCGGAACTCGCGCCGGGCGACTTCGTTTACCTGCAGTTCAGCCGCACCAACCTCGAAGCGAAGGGCATGATCCCCTACACCGACTTCATGACCGGCAAGGACATCCCCGTCGGCGAGACCTCGTTCCGCGTATACGCCGACACGAACGCCTACACCACCGAGGAATACGGACCGCTGGAGCGCGAGAACATCAAGGGCGGCCGTGAATGGAAGATGGAATCGCCCGTCGTCATCCGCAAGGAGCTCTACATGCCCGTCTACCGCGACTTCGGCGCGGGCCTGATGCTCACCGGCAAACAGCAGTGGAAGGAAGTGGGCGAAGACTACGAGAACCTCATCAAGCACCAGTTCAAGCAGGCGGTAAGCGTGCGCGAGAAGGCGTTCGAGGTGAAGGGCAACAAGATTGGTAACGAAGCGGTGAAGGCAATCGTGAACTTCGTGCGTCACGACATCCGCTACCGCGACATACGCTTCGGCGGGCACAGCCTCATCCCGCAGACGGCGGAAGTGACCCTCAAGGAACGCCGCGGCGACTGCAAGGACATGGCGCTCCTCCTCAAGGAAATGCTCGCGACCATCGGCATCAAGAGCTACCTCACGGCCATCCACCTGACCGAAGAGGGTTTCTCGGGCCTCCCCACCATCCAGCAGTTCAACCACATGATCCTCTTTATCCCGAAGCAGGGCAAGGTGGACGAGATGTGGGTCGACGCAACCGACAAGACGGGCAACGACCGCCCCGTGCCGCTTGACATGGAAGGCAAGGTCGCCCTCATCATCGACGGCGAAAACAGCCGCGTGACCCAGACCCCCATCCTCGAAGACGACCAGGAACACAAGATCGCAGTTGACCACAAGCTGTTCATCGGAAACGACGGCACCTGCGAGTTCCGCGATTCCGTGGCACTTTCGGGCAAGTTCGCGAGCGCCATCCGCAACAAGTTCTACGGCCGTGAAGTCAAGGAACAGGAAAAGCTGATGGAAGACTTCATGGCGCAGGGCGTGCCCGACGTGAACATTTCGAAGGTCGAAATCAAGAACCTCGCCGATTTCAACAAGCCGCTCGTGCTCATCACCACATACGGTTCCAAGGGCTACTTCGGCAAGGGCGACGAGATGAAGGGACGTTTCCCGAACGTGTGGGAAAGGAGCCTGTTCAAGCTCCCGAAGGTGAACAAGCGCCACCACCCCATCCGCATGCCGCACGAAACGCAGTTCACCTTCAGCCTTACGGTGAAAGCCGCCGACGGGCGTGAAGTGGACGTTTCGGGCGCAAAGCCGCTCCCGCGCGATCCCGACTACGTGAGCTTCGAGAAGAACGTGAACGCGAATGCGCAGTCCTCCATCAAGTGGACGACATTCGCGCTGTACGCCGACGCGAGCGAATACGAGAAGATTCGCGAGGAATGGAACTACCTCCTGAGCGAAACGAGCCCGATGATTGTCGTGAAGTAA
- a CDS encoding M23 family metallopeptidase, with translation MKFIKANIHYQNSSKSVTLSLPEFLFRGHKVIRAFVIVGLLLLVVQFAATFVYDGVLGHVLKARVDLDKQMAQIEGTLDYLDGTSTVFFKDEQRVHSKFALTLPDEEARELGTGGPIGPDSLLMRGTSPVYERMTLLRENAGRIQNKLEMNSASFASLSEYVGQQQSRWRYIPSIAPTSGRFGSPFGLRIHPVTGVARMHQGIDISNERWTPIFASADGVIEQAKFSPSFGNYVAINHGNNLKTRYGHMQMLLVKQGQLVRRYQIIGYMGSTGMSTGTHLHYEVWVGDRPVNPVAYILPGDYSVD, from the coding sequence GTGAAGTTCATTAAGGCAAACATACACTACCAGAACTCCTCTAAGTCGGTGACCCTCAGTCTGCCGGAATTCCTGTTCCGCGGCCACAAGGTGATTCGTGCTTTCGTGATCGTGGGGCTCCTGCTCCTGGTGGTGCAGTTCGCGGCTACCTTCGTGTACGACGGCGTGCTCGGTCATGTTCTCAAGGCCCGAGTGGATCTCGACAAGCAGATGGCCCAGATCGAGGGAACGCTTGATTACCTGGACGGAACTTCGACGGTTTTCTTCAAGGATGAACAGCGCGTGCACTCGAAGTTCGCCCTGACCCTTCCCGACGAGGAGGCGCGCGAACTGGGTACCGGTGGTCCGATTGGCCCGGATTCCCTGCTGATGCGCGGAACGTCCCCGGTTTATGAGCGCATGACGCTTCTGCGCGAAAATGCGGGTCGCATCCAGAACAAACTTGAAATGAACAGCGCTTCGTTTGCTTCGCTTTCCGAATACGTCGGGCAGCAGCAGTCCCGCTGGCGCTACATTCCTTCCATCGCTCCGACCAGCGGCCGCTTCGGTTCTCCGTTTGGCCTGCGTATCCACCCCGTGACCGGCGTTGCCCGCATGCACCAGGGTATCGATATTTCCAACGAGCGCTGGACCCCGATTTTCGCCTCCGCTGACGGCGTCATCGAACAGGCGAAGTTCAGCCCCTCCTTCGGTAATTACGTGGCCATCAACCACGGCAACAACCTGAAGACCCGTTACGGGCACATGCAGATGCTTCTTGTAAAGCAGGGCCAGTTGGTCCGCCGTTACCAGATAATCGGTTACATGGGTTCCACTGGTATGTCTACCGGAACGCACCTCCACTACGAGGTCTGGGTCGGCGACCGTCCCGTGAATCCCGTTGCCTATATACTTCCGGGCGACTACTCGGTCGACTGA
- the ribD gene encoding bifunctional diaminohydroxyphosphoribosylaminopyrimidine deaminase/5-amino-6-(5-phosphoribosylamino)uracil reductase RibD, which translates to MPVEEITNYMRLALEQAFFSIGTSRPNPAVGAVVVKDGIVVGKGRTQRPGSAHAEVMALRDAGELARGAAIYVTLEPCCHYGRTPPCTKAIIDAGIKEVYFAHADPNPVVRGNSRKILEEAGIRVFEGVEACIAASFVDAEDGGCGSGCSVFGYDASGRTAGNAAPGSGAGILRPRSEFEIEGRSVFAEVERYFEAYDYFVRNKRTFVEIKSAVTESGYMGVALPDGAHAPLRITGQGANCWNHELRAMSDAVLVGAGTLLADNPSLDVRFARGNNPVKIVWAGHRVFSEKDVRGLKFFKAGANLADGAGSNCAESAVSNLADGACREARNAIVFSLVDQPAVASLPHVETIRLSAGTFSDCWDEMLAELSRRGMHRLMVEPGATLARLLFEGKDAPEGRPLWNRLDLWRSTDAHAEAFLDGDTEKSGIPCPELPQNVVAAESAMLGPDVLTVFYPQ; encoded by the coding sequence ATGCCGGTTGAAGAAATCACGAACTACATGCGGCTTGCGCTAGAGCAGGCGTTTTTCTCCATTGGGACGAGCCGGCCGAATCCTGCGGTCGGTGCCGTTGTCGTAAAAGACGGAATCGTGGTGGGGAAGGGGCGTACGCAGCGCCCCGGGAGCGCCCATGCCGAAGTCATGGCGCTGCGTGACGCGGGCGAGCTTGCCCGCGGCGCGGCCATCTACGTGACTCTGGAACCCTGCTGCCATTATGGCCGCACGCCCCCCTGCACCAAGGCCATCATCGATGCCGGCATCAAGGAAGTTTATTTCGCGCACGCGGACCCGAACCCCGTGGTGCGCGGCAACAGCCGCAAGATTCTCGAGGAGGCGGGTATCCGCGTTTTCGAGGGTGTCGAGGCCTGTATCGCGGCGTCTTTCGTAGATGCGGAAGACGGTGGTTGCGGCAGCGGCTGCAGCGTGTTCGGTTACGATGCCTCGGGGCGAACGGCCGGCAATGCCGCGCCCGGTTCGGGTGCCGGGATTTTGCGCCCGCGGTCCGAATTCGAAATCGAGGGCCGGAGCGTCTTTGCCGAAGTGGAGCGCTACTTCGAGGCCTACGATTATTTTGTGCGAAACAAGCGCACCTTCGTTGAAATAAAGTCCGCCGTGACGGAATCGGGATACATGGGGGTGGCCTTGCCGGACGGCGCGCACGCCCCGCTCCGCATTACCGGACAGGGCGCGAACTGCTGGAACCATGAACTGCGCGCGATGAGCGACGCCGTGCTCGTGGGGGCGGGAACGCTCCTTGCCGATAATCCGTCGCTCGATGTGCGGTTTGCCCGCGGGAACAACCCCGTGAAAATCGTCTGGGCGGGGCACCGCGTGTTTTCAGAGAAGGACGTGCGCGGCCTGAAATTCTTTAAGGCGGGCGCCAATCTGGCGGACGGCGCCGGCTCGAACTGCGCGGAAAGTGCTGTTTCGAATCTTGCTGATGGCGCATGTCGCGAGGCGCGGAACGCCATCGTGTTTTCCCTTGTGGACCAGCCCGCCGTCGCATCGCTCCCGCATGTCGAAACCATCCGGCTTTCTGCCGGAACGTTCTCCGACTGCTGGGACGAAATGCTTGCGGAACTCTCCCGCCGGGGAATGCACCGCCTGATGGTGGAACCGGGCGCGACCCTCGCGCGTCTTCTTTTTGAAGGCAAAGACGCTCCCGAAGGCAGGCCCCTCTGGAACCGCCTCGACTTGTGGCGTTCTACGGATGCGCATGCGGAAGCCTTCCTGGACGGCGATACAGAAAAATCGGGAATCCCGTGTCCGGAACTCCCGCAGAATGTTGTCGCTGCCGAGTCTGCGATGCTCGGCCCCGACGTACTTACTGTTTTTTACCCGCAATAA
- a CDS encoding rhodanese-like domain-containing protein has product MKKTIGMMICAAFLFAACNEANAEKKAAPVESAKPAAAQPAAQQAVPAPEAPKAQITNVDWAKALEMQKAGAVLIDVRTPGEVAEGTAPGSINIPLQEAEQRLAEFPKDKDLLIFCRSGKRSMAVSNILVQNGYERVFNVVGGFMAFPKN; this is encoded by the coding sequence ATGAAGAAGACTATTGGTATGATGATTTGCGCCGCATTCCTGTTTGCTGCTTGCAACGAAGCGAATGCCGAAAAGAAGGCCGCTCCCGTGGAGAGCGCGAAGCCCGCCGCAGCACAGCCCGCCGCACAGCAGGCAGTTCCGGCTCCGGAAGCCCCGAAGGCGCAGATTACCAATGTCGACTGGGCGAAGGCTCTCGAGATGCAGAAGGCCGGTGCCGTTCTGATTGACGTGCGCACTCCGGGCGAAGTTGCCGAAGGCACCGCCCCGGGATCCATCAATATCCCGCTCCAGGAAGCCGAACAGCGCCTCGCCGAATTCCCGAAGGACAAGGACCTGCTTATCTTCTGCCGTAGCGGAAAGCGCAGCATGGCTGTTTCGAACATCCTTGTCCAGAACGGCTACGAGCGCGTGTTCAACGTGGTCGGCGGCTTCATGGCCTTCCCGAAGAACTAA
- a CDS encoding Nif3-like dinuclear metal center hexameric protein, whose translation MNISDFSAWLDGLLEPHAFKDYCVDGLCVEASDKVTRVVTGVSFRDRLIDAAIENKADCIIVHHPNGFWQGENRVLVGKFGERMRRLMQNGISLYGYHLPLDGHPEVGNNVLIAKAFGLKNLEGFIREGERTVGYVGEFEEPVSREGFVELACGVFEHGVQHALMYGSETVRKVAICSGSAASAVGEAKSLGCDTFVTGEIKENVPIAVEELGFNLLACGHHRTEIFGVRALARKIEAELGIPASFVDIDNPV comes from the coding sequence ATGAATATTAGCGATTTTTCTGCCTGGTTGGATGGCCTGCTCGAACCGCACGCCTTCAAGGATTACTGCGTGGATGGACTTTGCGTCGAGGCCTCCGACAAGGTGACCCGCGTTGTGACGGGAGTGTCCTTCCGTGACCGCCTGATCGATGCCGCCATCGAAAACAAGGCCGACTGCATCATCGTGCACCACCCGAACGGGTTCTGGCAGGGCGAGAACCGCGTGCTTGTCGGAAAATTCGGCGAACGCATGCGCCGCCTGATGCAGAACGGGATTTCGCTCTACGGGTACCACCTGCCTCTGGACGGGCACCCCGAAGTCGGGAACAACGTGCTTATCGCGAAGGCTTTCGGGCTCAAGAACCTCGAGGGGTTCATACGCGAGGGCGAGCGTACCGTGGGCTATGTCGGTGAATTCGAAGAGCCCGTTTCTCGGGAAGGTTTCGTGGAACTTGCCTGCGGCGTGTTCGAGCATGGGGTGCAGCATGCGCTCATGTACGGCAGCGAGACCGTGCGCAAGGTTGCCATCTGCAGCGGTTCGGCCGCGAGCGCGGTCGGGGAGGCCAAGTCCCTCGGGTGCGATACCTTCGTGACCGGCGAAATCAAGGAGAACGTCCCCATCGCCGTGGAGGAGCTCGGGTTCAACCTTCTCGCCTGCGGGCACCACCGTACCGAGATTTTCGGCGTGAGGGCCCTGGCCCGTAAAATCGAGGCCGAGCTCGGCATTCCCGCGTCTTTTGTGGATATCGACAACCCCGTTTGA